CTTTTAACTTCAATGGGATTATATTCCGTAGTGAATTGTTGCCTAAGCATACGTGCTGAAATGATTCACAAGTTTAGCATTTCGATCCTTTGAGTAGCAGCCGCACACGATTGCAACAATGAGTAAACCGAATTGTTGCCTAAGCAACAGTCTTCAAGGAGGATCGAACCATTAAATACAATAAATAGATTTATGTATGTATTATCCATAGATTAAATGTTCGATATCATTAAATAGAAATGAAAAACGAGACTCAATACTTCGGAAAGGACTTGGAAGCAATGTCCTTTGCCTATAATTATCATAAATGGATTCTTGAAGAATTCACCCCATACCTTGGTGCTCATGTAGCAGAAGTGGGGGCAGGAATGGGTCATTTTTCTGAATTTTTATTAGAAACTCAAATAAATCACCTTACCACATTTGAGCCATCTGAAAATATGTACCCTGTCCTTGAAAATAATTTTGCTCATCATAATAACGTAGATACTATTCATGCATTTTTTGAAGACCAATCGCATCAATACAATCAATCGTTTGATTCCATCTGTTACGTAAATGTTCTTGAACATATAGAAAAAGATAGAGAAGCCTTAACGCATGCCTATAAAACGCTTCAACAAAATGGGCATATTCTGATCTTTGTACCTGCACTATCATTTTTGTACAGCAATTTTGATAAAGCCGTGGGACATTATAGACGGTATTCTAAAAAGGAACTTGTAGATGTGGTTTCAGCAGCAGGATTTTCAATTAAAAAAATCAACTATTTTGATATAGCTGGAATTATTCCATGGTATGTTGCTTTCGTATTGTTAAAACAAACTACAACCGAGTCTAATGTTTCTTTGTACGACACTTGGGTTGTCCCAATCATGAAAAAAGTAGAACGCATCATACCACCCATCATCGGAAAAAACTTGATTCTTATTGGGCAGAAAGCATAACTGTGCAACACACCCAATAGTTTAGGTTGGAATTATTTTGGGAAGTTCGGGATTCCTACTGGAACGATGTTTTAGAATTCCTTGACGAAAATATTGGGGAATAAGCGGCCGTTTTCTCCCCGCGTGCACCCACGACTATCTTAAATGTGGCATGAGAATCCCTTCTCGTGCGCTTGCATTCTTTCATCCACGATTGAAAATGAGCGAGACACAATAGTGGCACAAGCTTCCCAGCGCATGCAAATCCATGACCAAGGATGGTCGTGGCACTTTTAATTATCCAACGGACTTTTAACGCCGAGCGGACCTTTTTGCATCACGTGGGTGTAGATCATCGTTGTACGAAGATCTTTATGCCCAAGTAGTTCCTGAACAGTTCTGATATCATAACTATTTTCCAGCAAGTGTGTTGCAAAACTGTGACGCAGTGTATGGCATGTTACGCGCTTTTCAATTCCGGCTAACTTAACTGATTTCTTCAACGCTCTACTCACGCTTGAATCATGAATATGCCATCGCATTAATTCACCTGTTTGCGGATTGTTTGACAGACTGACTGATGGAAAAACAAACTGCCATTTTACTTCCTTACTTGCATTGGTATATTTTCGTCTCAATGCCTTTGGAAGTATAATGGACCCACTTCCCTTTTTTATATCATTTTCGTGCAGAGTTTTTACTTTTAAGATTTGGTCTTCCAATGGGTTTATACATTTTTCCGGTAACAGTGTTACGCGATCTTTATCCCCTTTTCCTCTGCGAATAATCAGGCTTTTCTGTGAAAAATCAATATCC
The sequence above is drawn from the Candidatus Neomarinimicrobiota bacterium genome and encodes:
- a CDS encoding class I SAM-dependent methyltransferase; amino-acid sequence: MKNETQYFGKDLEAMSFAYNYHKWILEEFTPYLGAHVAEVGAGMGHFSEFLLETQINHLTTFEPSENMYPVLENNFAHHNNVDTIHAFFEDQSHQYNQSFDSICYVNVLEHIEKDREALTHAYKTLQQNGHILIFVPALSFLYSNFDKAVGHYRRYSKKELVDVVSAAGFSIKKINYFDIAGIIPWYVAFVLLKQTTTESNVSLYDTWVVPIMKKVERIIPPIIGKNLILIGQKA
- a CDS encoding integron integrase, producing MSKLLNRVRDNIRVRNYSYRTEKTYTDWIKRFIKFHNVKHPSEMGAKEINQYLTYLAVDRTVSASTQNQARNALLFLYLKVLEKDIGKPENFVIAKGTKHIPVVLSQDEVKIVLANIHGIHSIICNLLYGAGLRLTECLNIRIQDIDFSQKSLIIRRGKGDKDRVTLLPEKCINPLEDQILKVKTLHENDIKKGSGSIILPKALRRKYTNASKEVKWQFVFPSVSLSNNPQTGELMRWHIHDSSVSRALKKSVKLAGIEKRVTCHTLRHSFATHLLENSYDIRTVQELLGHKDLRTTMIYTHVMQKGPLGVKSPLDN